From one Brachypodium distachyon strain Bd21 chromosome 4, Brachypodium_distachyon_v3.0, whole genome shotgun sequence genomic stretch:
- the LOC100837021 gene encoding sirohydrochlorin ferrochelatase, chloroplastic isoform X2, protein MHPVSISLQHFTANPTHKFSSRSTHVRHSCDFVKLTTVKRNRGHQAMNSRPDSPSRSETTGGQDYTVGENDGVIIVDHGSRRQESNLMLNDFVTMFRARTGYRIVEPAHMELAEPTIKEAFGKCVQQGASRVIVSPYFLSPGRHWNQDIPSLAAEASKEHSNVPYIVTAPLGLHELMVDVMNDRIKYCLRHVGGDANECTVCAGTGKCRLYS, encoded by the exons ATGCACCCTGTGTCCATCTCCTTACAACACTTCACTGCAAATCCGACACACAAATTTTCCTCAAG GAGCACTCATGTGAGGCATTCCTGTGACTTTGTCAAGCTGACGACAGTTAAAAGAAATAGAGGACACCAGGCTATGAATTCCAGACCAGATTCTCCTTCCAGGTCTGAAACGACAGGAGGACAGGATTATACTGTGGGAGAAAATGATGGTGTGATAATAGTCGATCATGGGTCACGTCGACAGGAATCTAATCTCATGCTAA ATGATTTTGTTACAATGTTCAGGGCAAGGACTGGCTACAGGATTGTTGAACCAGCTCATATG GAGCTAGCTGAGCCTACTATCAAGGAAGCATTTGGAAAATGCGTGCAGCAAGGAGCATCCCGTGTTATTGTCAGTCCATATTTCCTTTCCCCTGGACGACACTGGAACCAA GATATCCCTTCTTTAGCAGCAGAAGCCTCTAAAGAGCACTCGAATGTGCCCTACATCGTCACTGCTCCTCTTGGATTGCATGAGCTTATGGTG GATGTTATGAATGATCGTATCAAGTACTGCCTGCGGCATGTTGGCGGTGATGCCAATGAGTGCACAGTATGTGCTGGGACTGGAAAGTGCCGCCTCTACTCTTGA
- the LOC112268700 gene encoding uncharacterized protein LOC112268700 — MSISLMTASSVGPHSRTTRTTGGRSLSLVFHQKSGDLYIADVYKVLLEFTFQNQSNWYYTTIHSGQRKRSRGIRDTDKSAATKEYLTAAAKTGDRDEHRLQQAAAATRLPRPAPRLRRFPGPEFRIVPPSELELEQSTGKQRRASAAEIKARPIEHSIRLPLPSGVTGAESLAFDACGQGPCDGVSDGRVLRWGSSALGWTTFVHHDDYRQIPLCSVPVTPSRETEGICGLLLGLAFHQKSGNLYILDAYDGLLRVGSYTDCGSNDFDFGIILM; from the exons ATGTCGATTTCTCTGATGACCGCGTCGTCGGTTGGACCACATTCGCGCACCACACGGACTACAGGCGGCCGCTCCCTGAGCCTCGTGTTCCACCAGAAGTCGGGCGACCTCTACATCGCCGACGTCTACAAGGTCCTGCT TGAGTTCACATTTCAAAATCAATCCAATTGGTACTATACCACCATACATAGTGgacagaggaagaggagcaggGGAATACGAGACACTGACAAGAGCGCGGCGACGAAGGAGTACTTGACGGCGGCTGCAAAGACGGGAGACCGAGATGAGCACCGGctgcagcaggcagcagccgCAACGCGCCTGCCCAGACCAGCACCACGGCTGCGGCGTTTTCCTGGGCCGGAGTTCAGAATTGTGCCGCCGTcagagttggagttggagcagAGCACGGGGAAACAGAGACGTGCATCAGCGGCGGAGATCAAGGCGAGACCCATTGAGCACAGCATCCGCCTGCCGCTCCCCAGCGGTGTCACTGGTGCCGAAAGCCTTGCCTTTGACGCGTGCGGGCAGGGTCCCTGTGACGGTGTCTCCGACGGCCGCGTCCTCCGGTGGGGCAGCAGCGCCTTAGGGTGGACAACCTTTGTGCACCACGACGATTACAGGCAGATCCCACTGTGCAGTGTCCCCGTGACACCATCGCGAGAGACCGAGGGAATCTGCGGGCTCCTGCTGGGGCTCGCGTTCCACCAGAAATCAGGCAACCTCTACATCTTAGACGCCTACGACGGTCTCTTGAGGGTTGGCTCGTATACGGATTGCGGATCTAACGATTTTGACTTTGGAATAATCTTGATGTAA
- the LOC100837021 gene encoding sirohydrochlorin ferrochelatase, chloroplastic isoform X1: protein MHPVSISLQHFTANPTHKFSSSRSTHVRHSCDFVKLTTVKRNRGHQAMNSRPDSPSRSETTGGQDYTVGENDGVIIVDHGSRRQESNLMLNDFVTMFRARTGYRIVEPAHMELAEPTIKEAFGKCVQQGASRVIVSPYFLSPGRHWNQDIPSLAAEASKEHSNVPYIVTAPLGLHELMVDVMNDRIKYCLRHVGGDANECTVCAGTGKCRLYS from the exons ATGCACCCTGTGTCCATCTCCTTACAACACTTCACTGCAAATCCGACACACAAATTTTCCTCAAG CAGGAGCACTCATGTGAGGCATTCCTGTGACTTTGTCAAGCTGACGACAGTTAAAAGAAATAGAGGACACCAGGCTATGAATTCCAGACCAGATTCTCCTTCCAGGTCTGAAACGACAGGAGGACAGGATTATACTGTGGGAGAAAATGATGGTGTGATAATAGTCGATCATGGGTCACGTCGACAGGAATCTAATCTCATGCTAA ATGATTTTGTTACAATGTTCAGGGCAAGGACTGGCTACAGGATTGTTGAACCAGCTCATATG GAGCTAGCTGAGCCTACTATCAAGGAAGCATTTGGAAAATGCGTGCAGCAAGGAGCATCCCGTGTTATTGTCAGTCCATATTTCCTTTCCCCTGGACGACACTGGAACCAA GATATCCCTTCTTTAGCAGCAGAAGCCTCTAAAGAGCACTCGAATGTGCCCTACATCGTCACTGCTCCTCTTGGATTGCATGAGCTTATGGTG GATGTTATGAATGATCGTATCAAGTACTGCCTGCGGCATGTTGGCGGTGATGCCAATGAGTGCACAGTATGTGCTGGGACTGGAAAGTGCCGCCTCTACTCTTGA
- the LOC100836707 gene encoding uncharacterized protein LOC100836707, with protein sequence MAAQIRTPVPLPPLRPSSLPRLRALELTAPSGIRSRRFQVASAVSGGDNSGGGPPAEKGDGKPRGVPSLPALSEIRWGELLVPAPDNAAAVALTGALVWAGASLLLQLVLISASIFAAAVKYSFVAALLLFVLIALL encoded by the exons ATGGCGGCACAAATCCGAACTccggttccacttccacccctGCGCCCTAGCTCACTCCCGAGGCTCAGAGCTCTAGAGCTTACGGCCCCGTCCGGCATCCGCTCCCGCCGGTTTCAGGTCGCCTCTGCGGTCTCCGGAGGCGACAACAGCGGCGGGGGGCCACCGGCGGAGAAGGGGGATGGGAAGCCGCGCGGGGTTCCCTCCTTGCCGGCGCTGTCGGAGATCCGTTGGGGGGAGCTGCTCGTGCCGGCCCCCGATAACGCTGCGGCCGTGGCGCTGACGGGCGCGCTGGTCTGGGCCGGCgcgtcgctgctgctgcagctcgtGCTCATCTCCGCCTCcatcttcgccgccgccgtcaagtACTCCTTCGTCGCCGCGCTCCTGCTCTTCGTACTCATCGCGCTCCT ATAA
- the LOC104584754 gene encoding MADS-box transcription factor 33, producing the protein MVRGKVRMRRIENPAHRRVTFCKRREGLLKKARELSVLCDAEVGVIIFSSQGKLHELATNGNMQSLIGRYQSDVVGSQMQNRALQSQVAEPEILLVREEIGHLQHSLRSTYGGGAGDMTLDKLHKLEKGLEQWISQMRSAKMQIMQQEIQLLENKVKEQNELMNMHSVFLGSPYSTHPFTNGNGLFSI; encoded by the exons ATGGTCAGAGGGAAGGTGCGGATGCGACGAATTGAGAACCCTGCCCACAGACGGGTAACCTTCTGCAAGCGTCGAGAGGGGCTTCTCAAGAAGGCCAGGGAACTCTCAGTGCTTTGCGATGCTGAAGTTGGTGTTATCATATTCTCCTCTCAGGGAAAACTCCATGAACTGGCAACTAATGG aaacatgcaAAGCTTGATTGGGAGGTACCAGAGTGATGTGGTAGGAAGCCAAATGCAAAACAGAGCTCTACAAAGCCAG GTAGCAGAACCTGAGATTTTATTGGTAAGGGAAGAGATAGGTCACCTACAGCACAGTCTAAG GTCCACAtatggaggaggagcaggggaCATGACGCTAGATAAATTGCACAAGctagaaaaaggtcttgagcaATGGATTTCTCAGATGCGATCCGCAAAG ATGCAGATTATGCAACAAGAGATACAACTTCTTGAAAATAAG GTGAAAGAACAGAATGAACTCATGAATATGCACTCAGTCTTTCTTGGATCTCCATATTCAACACATCCATTTACCAATGGAAACGGTTTATTCTCAATCTAG